The following are from one region of the Paenibacillus sabinae T27 genome:
- a CDS encoding pyridoxal phosphate-dependent aminotransferase translates to MKELSSKIASIEPAKIRKMYDMAQGLDNVISFVIGEPEFDTPEHIIDAAKKAMDRGHTHYTPNSGILPLREAVSAHFQNFDKVSYNPLDEIMITVGGMQGLYLSLLVLTNPGDEVIVSDPCYTNYYGMIEMNHAVPVTVPVYEEEGFNFTEQGLRAAITPKSKAILLNTPSNPTGAVADRATIEMIARIAAEHDLYVIFDEVYKYLIYDEEDFFNIARIPGMKERTIIVDSVSKSYAMTGWRVGFCLGPEPVISEMQKIQEFMLSCVNTPAQYAAIEALTGPQDALTYMNEQYKLRRKIMVDRINSIDTLSCLMPKGAFYVFMNIKETGLTSDEFAIGLLKDQHVVVSPGDCFGAMGEGYVRLSYATSVENINEGFDRIEKFVNKLK, encoded by the coding sequence ATGAAAGAATTATCATCAAAGATCGCAAGCATCGAACCGGCTAAAATCAGAAAAATGTATGATATGGCCCAAGGATTAGACAATGTAATTAGTTTTGTAATAGGCGAACCTGAATTTGATACTCCAGAGCATATTATTGACGCCGCCAAAAAAGCCATGGATCGCGGCCATACGCATTACACACCCAATTCCGGTATTCTTCCTCTACGTGAAGCGGTAAGCGCGCATTTTCAAAATTTTGATAAAGTCAGTTACAATCCGCTTGATGAAATTATGATTACCGTTGGGGGGATGCAGGGGCTTTACCTCTCCCTTCTGGTCCTTACGAATCCCGGAGATGAGGTCATCGTCAGTGACCCGTGCTATACCAATTATTATGGAATGATCGAAATGAATCATGCCGTTCCGGTGACGGTTCCGGTGTACGAAGAAGAAGGGTTCAACTTTACGGAGCAAGGTTTAAGAGCAGCGATAACCCCCAAATCCAAAGCCATCCTATTGAATACGCCATCCAATCCAACGGGAGCCGTGGCGGACCGGGCAACGATAGAAATGATCGCGCGAATAGCCGCCGAGCATGATTTATATGTGATTTTTGACGAGGTGTACAAGTATCTTATCTATGATGAAGAAGATTTCTTCAATATCGCCCGTATTCCCGGCATGAAAGAACGAACGATTATCGTAGATTCCGTATCCAAATCCTATGCCATGACCGGGTGGAGAGTCGGATTCTGTCTAGGTCCGGAGCCTGTCATCTCTGAAATGCAAAAAATCCAGGAATTTATGCTGTCCTGCGTGAACACTCCGGCACAATATGCAGCAATCGAAGCCCTGACGGGACCCCAGGACGCTCTTACATACATGAATGAGCAATATAAACTGCGCAGAAAGATCATGGTCGACCGAATCAACAGCATCGATACCTTGTCCTGCTTAATGCCGAAAGGTGCATTTTACGTATTCATGAATATCAAAGAAACAGGCCTGACCTCTGACGAATTTGCAATCGGGCTTCTGAAGGATCAGCATGTCGTTGTGTCTCCCGGAGATTGTTTTGGAGCTATGGGCGAAGGTTATGTGAGACTGTCGTATGCTACTTCCGTGGAGAATATTAATGAAGGATTCGATCGAATCGAGAAGTTCGTGAACAAATTAAAATAA
- a CDS encoding SDR family NAD(P)-dependent oxidoreductase, giving the protein MQHQSYSKTMQHRIGSGFGNRSTADEVLHEIDLSGRLAIVTGGYSGLGLETTRALARAGAHVVVPARRPASAERALAGLKGVEVVELDLSDLSSVRAFSDRFLASGRSIEIAILSAGIMACPETRVGPDWEAQFAINHLGHFTLINLLWPALVAEGGARVVSVSSAGHHLSPIRWDDVQFKRSSYDRFPAYGQSKTANILFAVELDRRGAEHGVRAFSLHPGAILTPLQRHLTKEDMVTLGWIDENGKPADPTFKTPQQGAATQVWAATSPKLAGLGGIYCEDCDIAEPAPDDGTPIGVKDYAVDPQQALRLWELSAELTETNIPTV; this is encoded by the coding sequence ATGCAGCATCAAAGTTATTCAAAAACTATGCAGCACAGAATTGGTTCCGGATTTGGCAATCGAAGCACCGCCGATGAGGTACTGCACGAAATCGATCTCTCCGGACGTCTGGCTATTGTGACCGGTGGGTACTCGGGCTTAGGATTGGAGACCACACGAGCCCTCGCCCGTGCCGGAGCCCATGTCGTCGTTCCGGCGCGCCGTCCCGCCTCTGCTGAACGGGCGCTCGCTGGCTTGAAAGGTGTTGAGGTGGTTGAGCTTGACCTTTCGGACCTCTCCAGCGTCCGGGCATTTAGCGATCGGTTTCTAGCCAGTGGTCGCAGTATCGAAATTGCTATCCTCAGCGCCGGGATCATGGCCTGCCCGGAGACTAGGGTGGGGCCTGACTGGGAGGCCCAGTTCGCCATCAACCACCTGGGCCATTTTACGCTGATCAACCTGCTGTGGCCAGCACTCGTTGCCGAGGGAGGAGCGCGCGTGGTATCTGTATCCTCAGCTGGCCACCACCTATCGCCGATCCGTTGGGACGACGTGCAGTTCAAGCGCAGTAGTTACGACAGGTTCCCTGCCTACGGGCAATCCAAGACCGCCAACATCCTGTTTGCCGTCGAGCTCGACAGACGTGGTGCGGAGCACGGTGTACGGGCATTCTCGCTGCACCCTGGCGCAATTCTGACGCCGCTGCAGCGTCATCTGACAAAGGAGGATATGGTCACGCTGGGTTGGATTGACGAAAACGGCAAACCGGCCGATCCAACATTCAAGACACCTCAGCAGGGTGCCGCTACCCAGGTGTGGGCGGCCACCTCCCCAAAACTTGCCGGCTTAGGTGGAATCTACTGCGAGGACTGTGACATCGCAGAACCGGCTCCTGACGACGGCACCCCAATCGGAGTTAAGGACTACGCGGTCGATCCTCAGCAAGCCTTGCGCCTATGGGAACTCTCTGCCGAACTGACAGAGACCAATATACCAACCGTCTAA
- a CDS encoding MerR family transcriptional regulator yields the protein MDTDQELSIGQVAERTGLSISSLRFYEREGLLLSTRVARDNGGRRRYSPADVEWLGICTKLRASGMPIEQIRRFAELVRQGPGNEHERLKILREHQQRVAVKVTHLNDCLELINWKVDVYEQHLEQGTAQHLWTAGK from the coding sequence ATGGATACTGATCAGGAACTAAGTATTGGTCAAGTTGCTGAGCGCACTGGACTGAGCATCTCCTCGCTGCGATTCTACGAGCGCGAAGGCCTGCTGTTGTCCACTCGGGTCGCACGCGACAACGGCGGCCGCCGTCGCTACAGCCCGGCCGATGTAGAGTGGCTCGGCATCTGTACCAAGCTCCGAGCTTCTGGAATGCCGATTGAGCAGATCAGAAGGTTCGCGGAACTGGTCCGTCAGGGCCCTGGAAACGAACACGAACGACTTAAAATCCTCCGCGAACACCAACAACGAGTCGCCGTCAAAGTTACGCACCTGAACGACTGCCTCGAACTCATCAACTGGAAAGTGGACGTCTACGAACAACACCTTGAGCAAGGAACCGCACAGCACCTCTGGACCGCCGGTAAATGA
- a CDS encoding polysaccharide deacetylase family protein — protein sequence MFKPHTMPLIFVMLIMIITGCERKADPLPQSRIEEKQSPSKSKSIQMIPPVNPDSIPILMYHSIGINPSSTLFVPPKVFYKQMEHLKNAGYHTMTFKDLISWKTGEMIPDKPILITFDDGYLDNYKIMYPFLKKLQMKATIFATSDFIGFPNHLNWDQIKEMERSGCIEIGAHTRHHTELTKNTPLQLVDEIWGAKQKMEKRLGHPVIAFAYPSGKFNQKVLQVVKRAGFDFAVTTKPGFAVKKQGFLTLHRVRIPGGQPIAAFIHEFP from the coding sequence ATGTTTAAACCGCACACCATGCCCCTCATTTTTGTGATGCTCATTATGATAATTACCGGATGCGAACGAAAAGCGGATCCCCTTCCCCAATCGCGAATTGAGGAAAAACAATCGCCATCAAAAAGTAAATCCATTCAAATGATCCCTCCAGTCAACCCAGATTCAATTCCCATCTTGATGTATCATTCGATTGGCATCAATCCATCCAGTACGCTTTTTGTTCCCCCAAAGGTATTTTATAAACAAATGGAACACTTGAAGAATGCCGGATATCACACCATGACTTTCAAAGATTTAATCAGTTGGAAAACGGGAGAGATGATCCCGGATAAGCCGATTTTGATTACGTTTGACGATGGTTATTTGGATAATTACAAGATCATGTATCCATTTTTAAAAAAGCTTCAAATGAAAGCAACGATATTTGCCACCAGTGACTTTATCGGTTTTCCTAATCATTTGAATTGGGATCAGATAAAAGAAATGGAACGATCCGGATGCATTGAAATTGGTGCGCATACCCGGCATCACACAGAATTGACAAAAAACACCCCATTACAACTTGTGGATGAAATTTGGGGAGCTAAACAAAAGATGGAGAAGAGATTGGGGCACCCAGTAATCGCTTTTGCTTATCCATCTGGTAAATTCAATCAAAAAGTATTACAGGTGGTTAAGCGTGCCGGATTTGACTTTGCCGTAACAACAAAGCCCGGGTTCGCCGTAAAAAAACAGGGATTTTTAACCCTCCACCGCGTTCGAATCCCCGGAGGCCAGCCAATCGCTGCTTTCATTCATGAATTTCCTTAA
- a CDS encoding AraC family transcriptional regulator translates to MPEQRVDNQVNFGKSVSIHKKALDQIIAMADRITLAEGRTSTIVPFLTIVRSSRETPKSLGVLTPSFCLILRGTKKLYLGQDIFHYSAGDYLTSLIDMPAAAQVIDATEESPYIGLRVDFTTQEIASVVMEAEISTEPKEKSRSAGVFIGKSDAALLDIFFRLLKLVDKPKEVRFLSELIKREMIFNLLSGDFGHLFLQKALFDQNAEGVGKAIHWIKENYARSFTIEELAKSCNMSISGLHHKFKAVTTMGPLQYQKQLRLLEARRLMLSGPMGATTAALTVGYESPSQFNREYRRIFGLPPLQDMKSLRKTSYAGGFEDS, encoded by the coding sequence ATGCCGGAACAAAGAGTGGATAACCAAGTTAACTTTGGAAAGAGTGTTTCTATTCATAAGAAAGCATTGGATCAGATCATTGCTATGGCGGATCGGATTACTCTGGCGGAGGGACGGACGTCAACGATAGTTCCGTTTCTTACGATTGTCAGGAGCAGTCGTGAAACGCCGAAAAGTCTGGGTGTGTTGACGCCTTCTTTTTGCCTGATCCTTCGAGGGACTAAGAAGCTTTACCTTGGTCAAGATATCTTCCATTACTCGGCGGGGGATTATTTGACGTCACTCATCGATATGCCGGCTGCCGCCCAAGTCATCGACGCTACGGAAGAATCGCCCTATATCGGTTTACGTGTCGATTTTACGACTCAAGAAATAGCTTCTGTGGTCATGGAGGCGGAAATCAGTACGGAGCCAAAGGAGAAAAGTCGGAGTGCCGGTGTCTTCATCGGAAAATCAGATGCCGCGCTGCTGGACATATTTTTCCGGTTGCTGAAGCTTGTTGATAAGCCTAAAGAAGTTCGATTTCTTTCCGAGTTGATTAAAAGGGAAATGATTTTTAACTTGCTGTCAGGAGATTTTGGACACTTATTTTTGCAAAAGGCGCTCTTTGATCAAAATGCGGAAGGAGTCGGAAAGGCCATTCATTGGATCAAAGAAAACTATGCACGCTCTTTCACCATTGAGGAACTCGCCAAATCCTGCAACATGAGTATCTCTGGGCTGCATCATAAATTCAAAGCCGTCACGACAATGGGGCCCTTGCAGTACCAGAAACAGCTTCGCCTTCTGGAAGCGAGGCGCCTCATGCTGAGTGGTCCGATGGGGGCAACGACAGCCGCTTTGACAGTAGGCTATGAAAGTCCGTCACAGTTCAATCGGGAGTATCGGAGGATCTTTGGTCTACCTCCTCTCCAGGATATGAAATCGTTGCGAAAAACTTCATATGCCGGGGGATTTGAGGATAGTTAA